The following coding sequences lie in one Thermosulfuriphilus ammonigenes genomic window:
- a CDS encoding V-type ATPase subunit has translation MILRVLKYSFVQAKTKALKAGSLSAQDWHYLLSAKNLKEIFRYLLGTPYGPYLGHLGPETGFQKITLQLYASLFRDYKRLLKFVPSQGKGLLKALRRRYEAENLKLIIRGLFRHQKKEIRELLYPLEEIDGLDLKSLLEAPGVIELVERLKESLFYAPLKEVLPLFQGQGRVFPLERTVDLATYEALVVSLKGLKKGDRHQAQRLVNHLIDQQNLNTICRLKQVFRLSPEEIIGYLITGAGRLNLKKLGGLARAQKLKEFLSLLPRGYNDLKAARSFSEIFLLMEQIIARELIRIGRKDPFQIGTQGAYLLFKELEIKNLERLLTAVGWGLTLKKGALPLVAELERISES, from the coding sequence ATGATCCTTCGGGTCCTTAAATACTCCTTTGTCCAGGCCAAAACCAAGGCCTTAAAGGCCGGAAGCCTCTCAGCCCAAGATTGGCACTATCTCCTGTCGGCCAAGAATCTTAAAGAAATTTTTCGCTATCTTCTTGGCACGCCCTATGGTCCTTATCTCGGCCATCTCGGACCAGAGACCGGCTTCCAAAAGATAACCCTACAGCTCTATGCCAGCCTTTTTCGGGATTATAAACGCCTTTTGAAGTTTGTTCCCTCCCAGGGGAAAGGTCTTCTTAAGGCCCTTAGGCGACGCTATGAGGCTGAAAATCTAAAATTAATCATCCGCGGACTTTTCAGACACCAAAAGAAAGAGATTAGAGAACTTCTTTATCCCCTCGAAGAAATTGACGGCTTGGATCTCAAGAGTCTTTTGGAAGCCCCAGGGGTGATAGAGCTGGTAGAAAGACTCAAAGAAAGTCTTTTTTATGCCCCTCTTAAGGAGGTTCTTCCTCTCTTTCAGGGACAGGGGCGGGTCTTTCCTCTCGAGCGCACTGTGGATCTGGCCACTTATGAGGCCCTGGTAGTCTCCTTGAAGGGGCTTAAAAAAGGTGACCGCCACCAGGCTCAAAGGCTTGTCAATCATTTGATTGATCAACAGAATCTGAATACCATTTGCCGTCTAAAACAGGTTTTTCGCCTTTCCCCTGAAGAGATTATTGGTTATCTGATCACTGGGGCCGGAAGACTGAATCTTAAGAAACTAGGAGGTCTTGCTCGGGCCCAAAAACTTAAGGAATTCCTCTCCCTTCTTCCTCGAGGTTATAACGACCTTAAGGCGGCTCGAAGTTTTTCGGAGATTTTTCTCCTTATGGAACAGATCATTGCCAGGGAACTAATCCGAATCGGACGAAAAGATCCTTTTCAAATCGGAACTCAGGGAGCCTATCTCCTCTTTAAAGAACTAGAGATTAAGAATCTTGAACGCCTCTTGACGGCTGTTGGCTGGGGGCTGACTTTAAAAAAGGGGGCCTTACCTCTGGTGGCCGAATTAGAACGCATCTCGGAGAGTTGA
- a CDS encoding sensor histidine kinase — MNFKLSEHFKGRHWSALKERLSIVDAVFFTLRVVTILGGLAWLILAPLSVDETKALLGALSAFSLYSLILYLLIWLRPWRIRQIYLLSLVLDIIFVFYLVNFQRRFDNSFFLGYYLLTALHTFYFGLRFGLVVASVAAVLYLINVGGYPGHIHWTDLALRVSFLYLIAIPLGLLSEKLRRDKEEIEKLNRQLADSLENLKKMQKKLIEAEKLSALGRLTADIAHEIRNPLAALGGMARRLNKRIPEGSREKEYVKVILSEAARLESILRDILILSAEGHFELKRGDINQPVREGVEFFCDICSQEKIKIIENYTAELPRVYFDHDSVKQAVGNLITNAIDALMPQGGTITVRTGTEFSNEITWVTVSVSDTGPGIPEEELELIFEPFYSTKKIGIGTGLGLSIVRKIMEEHRGFVRVKSRLGEGSTFILYFPYQSEEEDQKTPCWEYMKCGIEKDPSRRCPAYPYFGRICWAIAGTLCEGRIMGTYAQKIHECHHCPFYQLCHGEEGHSGQTF; from the coding sequence ATGAATTTTAAACTTTCTGAACATTTCAAAGGAAGGCATTGGTCAGCCCTCAAAGAAAGGCTCTCCATTGTTGATGCTGTCTTTTTCACCCTTCGGGTGGTAACCATCCTTGGTGGATTAGCTTGGCTTATTTTGGCCCCTCTTTCAGTCGATGAAACCAAAGCTCTTCTTGGGGCTCTCAGTGCCTTTAGCCTCTATAGCTTGATTCTTTATCTTCTTATTTGGTTGAGGCCTTGGCGAATCCGTCAGATCTATCTTTTGTCGCTAGTCCTGGACATCATCTTTGTCTTTTATCTGGTCAATTTTCAACGTCGTTTCGACAACAGTTTTTTCCTGGGCTATTACCTTCTAACCGCCCTCCACACTTTCTATTTCGGTCTTCGTTTTGGTTTAGTGGTGGCTAGTGTGGCCGCTGTATTATATTTGATCAACGTCGGAGGATATCCTGGGCATATCCATTGGACTGATCTGGCTTTAAGGGTTTCCTTTCTCTACCTTATTGCCATTCCCCTGGGGCTCCTTTCGGAAAAGCTCCGCCGTGACAAAGAAGAAATAGAAAAGCTCAACCGCCAGTTAGCTGATTCTCTAGAAAATCTGAAAAAGATGCAAAAAAAACTCATTGAAGCCGAAAAGCTTTCGGCCCTGGGAAGATTGACGGCAGACATCGCTCATGAAATAAGAAATCCCTTGGCCGCTTTAGGGGGAATGGCCAGAAGACTCAATAAACGGATCCCCGAAGGTAGCCGAGAGAAAGAATACGTTAAGGTAATCCTCTCTGAAGCCGCCCGTCTAGAATCGATTCTTCGAGACATTCTCATTCTTTCAGCCGAAGGCCATTTTGAGCTTAAGCGGGGAGATATTAATCAACCGGTACGGGAGGGAGTGGAGTTTTTTTGTGACATCTGCTCCCAAGAAAAGATTAAGATCATCGAGAATTATACGGCCGAGCTGCCCCGAGTCTATTTTGATCATGACTCGGTAAAACAGGCGGTAGGGAACCTGATCACCAATGCCATCGATGCCCTTATGCCCCAGGGAGGGACTATAACTGTGCGCACCGGGACAGAGTTTAGCAACGAGATTACCTGGGTAACCGTCTCGGTGAGTGACACCGGACCGGGAATTCCAGAAGAAGAATTAGAACTCATTTTCGAACCTTTCTACTCTACTAAAAAAATCGGTATTGGTACCGGATTAGGTCTTTCTATTGTCCGCAAGATCATGGAAGAGCACCGTGGTTTTGTCCGGGTAAAAAGCCGTTTGGGAGAAGGAAGCACGTTTATCCTTTATTTTCCTTACCAAAGTGAAGAGGAGGATCAAAAGACCCCTTGCTGGGAATACATGAAGTGCGGAATCGAAAAGGATCCCTCGCGACGCTGTCCAGCCTATCCCTATTTTGGCCGTATATGCTGGGCCATCGCTGGAACTCTCTGTGAAGGAAGGATCATGGGCACCTACGCCCAAAAGATCCACGAATGCCATCACTGTCCCTTTTATCAGCTCTGCCACGGCGAGGAAGGCCATTCGGGACAAACCTTTTAA
- a CDS encoding phosphoribosyltransferase: MVRKGERAMALIFDDPKLRNRQYVFLDRTEAGKKLGQMLLTLKDESPLVLAIPAGGVPVGLEVARALEAPLDLIIIRKLPVPGNPEAGFGAITMEGDLFLNQDLVARLRLDPGTIQQIAQEVKEELRRRDELFRKGRPFPNLTGKTVVLVDDGLASSYTMLAAANMVRRKGASRIIVAVPTASLSSIGRLASVVDEIYCPNIREGPFFAVADAYRHWFDLSYQDVLTQLEGYPNHEF, translated from the coding sequence ATGGTAAGAAAAGGGGAAAGAGCCATGGCCCTTATCTTTGATGACCCCAAACTAAGAAACCGCCAGTATGTCTTTCTTGATCGGACCGAGGCTGGAAAGAAGCTGGGCCAGATGCTCCTTACCCTAAAAGATGAGAGCCCCTTAGTTTTAGCTATTCCGGCCGGAGGAGTGCCTGTAGGCCTTGAGGTGGCCAGGGCCCTAGAGGCCCCATTGGATCTTATTATTATCCGTAAGCTCCCTGTCCCTGGCAATCCAGAAGCTGGTTTCGGAGCCATAACAATGGAAGGAGACCTTTTTCTTAATCAGGATTTAGTGGCCCGACTCCGGCTGGATCCAGGCACCATCCAGCAGATAGCCCAAGAGGTAAAAGAAGAACTCCGGCGGCGCGATGAACTCTTCCGTAAAGGTCGTCCCTTCCCCAATCTAACAGGAAAAACGGTTGTTTTAGTCGATGATGGCCTGGCCTCTAGTTACACTATGCTGGCGGCAGCCAATATGGTTCGACGCAAGGGGGCCTCTCGAATAATAGTAGCTGTGCCCACTGCCTCCCTCTCTAGTATCGGGCGCCTGGCCTCGGTGGTGGATGAGATTTACTGTCCTAACATACGAGAGGGGCCTTTTTTTGCCGTCGCCGATGCCTATCGCCATTGGTTTGACCTGAGTTATCAGGACGTTTTAACCCAGCTTGAGGGCTATCCTAATCATGAATTTTAA